One genomic region from Alteromonas pelagimontana encodes:
- a CDS encoding carbon-nitrogen hydrolase, whose translation MRPKTLKVGVVQQSVANNDKATNWNKSAKQIAKLAEEGCECILLQELHSTLYFCQQEDTNAFDLAEPIPGDATAFFGEVAEKHNIVLVTSLFEKRGSGLYHNTAVVFDRSREIAGKYRKMHIPDDPGFYEKFYFTPGDTGFTPIDTSVGKLGVLVCWDQWYPEAARLMAMAGADLLFYPTAIGWDLTDTESERDRQFNAWQTIQRSHAVANSVPVIVANRTGFEASPIEGDAGIQFWGQSFITGPQGEILAQATDSEEQTLSVELDLTRTEKVKRIWPYFRDRRIDAYDDLTKRWRD comes from the coding sequence ATGCGACCGAAAACCCTTAAAGTTGGTGTTGTCCAGCAATCCGTCGCCAATAATGATAAAGCGACAAACTGGAATAAAAGTGCCAAACAAATTGCGAAGCTAGCTGAAGAGGGTTGCGAATGTATCTTGTTACAAGAGCTTCACAGCACGCTGTATTTTTGTCAGCAGGAAGACACTAATGCCTTCGACCTTGCAGAGCCCATTCCCGGTGATGCCACTGCTTTTTTTGGTGAAGTTGCAGAAAAGCACAATATCGTTCTGGTAACGTCACTCTTTGAGAAACGCGGCTCAGGCCTTTACCATAATACCGCGGTGGTGTTTGATCGTAGCCGGGAAATTGCGGGTAAATACCGGAAAATGCATATTCCTGATGATCCCGGATTTTACGAAAAATTCTATTTTACACCGGGAGATACCGGCTTTACGCCCATTGATACCAGCGTAGGGAAGTTGGGCGTGCTGGTGTGCTGGGATCAGTGGTACCCGGAAGCAGCAAGACTTATGGCAATGGCTGGCGCCGATTTGTTATTTTATCCAACCGCTATTGGCTGGGATTTAACTGATACCGAATCAGAGCGCGACCGCCAGTTTAATGCGTGGCAAACTATTCAGCGTTCTCATGCAGTCGCTAATTCGGTACCAGTGATAGTGGCTAACCGTACGGGGTTTGAAGCATCGCCAATTGAGGGAGACGCGGGGATCCAGTTTTGGGGTCAAAGCTTTATTACTGGTCCTCAAGGTGAAATTTTAGCTCAGGCGACCGATTCGGAAGAACAAACTCTGTCAGTCGAATTGGATTTAACCAGAACGGAAAAAGTTAAAAGGATATGGCCGTATTTCCGCGACCGTCGCATCGACGCATACGACGACCTCACTAAGCGCTGGCGCGACTAG
- a CDS encoding agmatine deiminase family protein: MNSTRPLIPEWEEIDAVMLAWPHAKTDWAPWLEKARATYLQIVNAVNQFNAGVIMLCHPDDIDELKQQLPADAAIMLIPATYNDTWMRDYGFLTCRGDNHGEPLGQPVEFRFNGWGEKFDATEDNRVNQRYLAQLCTAPMRTSPVVAEGGALEINGEGHLITTAQCLLNPKRNGDKTLEQYTETFKDVLGCQQVTVFHQGHLEGDDTDGHVDTLVRFTPDKGLVIQTADNRPDDSHYAGLSALCEECEKAFPDHEQFRLPLPELFNDDGERLPASYANFLICNRAVLLPVYEQPEDGEAIAIVQRAFPHHSVVPINCATLVKQFGSLHCISMQVPQHTLKESVLAQLKKGVSIYATENP, translated from the coding sequence ATGAATTCAACGCGACCCCTGATCCCCGAATGGGAAGAAATTGATGCCGTAATGCTGGCATGGCCCCACGCCAAGACTGACTGGGCGCCTTGGCTGGAGAAGGCACGCGCTACGTATCTGCAAATCGTGAATGCTGTTAATCAGTTTAATGCAGGAGTGATAATGCTTTGTCATCCTGATGATATCGATGAGCTAAAACAGCAGCTTCCTGCTGATGCGGCAATCATGCTTATTCCCGCTACCTACAATGACACCTGGATGCGTGACTACGGGTTTCTTACCTGCCGCGGCGATAACCACGGCGAACCCTTGGGACAACCCGTTGAATTTCGCTTTAACGGGTGGGGTGAGAAGTTTGACGCCACGGAGGATAATCGGGTAAATCAGCGTTATCTGGCTCAGCTGTGTACCGCTCCCATGCGCACCAGCCCTGTGGTGGCGGAAGGCGGTGCCTTGGAAATAAATGGCGAGGGCCATCTTATTACCACCGCACAATGCCTGCTGAACCCGAAACGAAACGGTGATAAGACGCTGGAGCAATACACTGAAACATTCAAAGATGTGCTTGGGTGTCAGCAAGTTACCGTGTTTCATCAAGGGCATCTTGAGGGCGATGATACAGACGGCCATGTTGATACTCTGGTGCGTTTTACGCCTGATAAAGGCCTGGTAATTCAGACGGCGGATAACCGTCCTGATGATAGTCATTATGCTGGCTTATCTGCACTTTGCGAGGAGTGTGAAAAGGCGTTTCCTGATCACGAACAGTTTCGTTTGCCGCTACCCGAACTGTTTAACGATGATGGTGAAAGATTACCTGCATCATACGCCAACTTTCTGATCTGTAATCGGGCTGTACTGTTGCCGGTATATGAACAACCTGAAGATGGTGAGGCCATTGCCATTGTTCAACGGGCATTTCCTCATCACAGTGTGGTGCCAATAAATTGCGCTACCTTAGTAAAACAGTTCGGTAGTTTGCATTGTATTTCCATGCAGGTGCCACAACATACGTTAAAAGAAAGTGTGTTAGCACAACTGAAAAAAGGAGTGTCTATTTATGCGACCGAAAACCCTTAA
- the folE gene encoding GTP cyclohydrolase I FolE, which yields MLAKEAVVVRGALDPAISKEALLVRHALEAKGLETPMINTGLSDEDKRSRIEAAMSDIMDTLGLDRRDDSLSDTPKRIAKMYVDEIFSGLDYRKFPKITQIENKMQLDQPVQVSDISLVSTCEHHFVTIDGTASVSYIPKHTVLGLSKINRLVGFFAQRPQVQERLTQQVMVAIQTLTGSDDVAVSINATHYCVKARGIRDTHSYTRTSALGGKFTTDADLRREFFMR from the coding sequence ATGTTAGCAAAAGAAGCCGTTGTTGTGCGTGGCGCACTTGATCCTGCTATTTCTAAAGAAGCGTTACTGGTCAGGCATGCTCTGGAAGCTAAAGGCTTAGAAACGCCAATGATTAATACAGGCTTGTCTGATGAAGATAAGCGTTCTCGCATTGAAGCGGCAATGAGCGACATCATGGACACGTTGGGGCTGGATAGACGTGACGATAGTCTGTCTGACACGCCTAAACGTATTGCGAAAATGTATGTGGACGAAATTTTCTCTGGATTAGATTATCGGAAATTCCCTAAAATCACCCAGATCGAAAATAAAATGCAGTTAGATCAGCCTGTGCAGGTGTCAGATATCAGTCTTGTCAGTACCTGCGAACATCATTTTGTGACTATTGACGGAACTGCCTCTGTTTCCTATATCCCCAAACATACGGTTCTAGGCTTATCGAAAATTAATCGCCTGGTAGGTTTTTTTGCGCAACGGCCACAGGTGCAGGAGAGACTGACTCAGCAGGTGATGGTAGCTATTCAAACGTTAACGGGAAGCGATGATGTAGCAGTGAGTATTAATGCCACTCATTATTGCGTGAAAGCGCGCGGGATAAGAGATACCCATTCCTACACCAGAACGTCAGCATTAGGTGGGAAATTTACCACCGATGCCGATTTAAGAAGAGAGTTTTTTATGCGATAA
- a CDS encoding ROK family protein gives MALTDDYYAVVEAGGTKFICAIIDKDRNIHAQVRIATTSPDETLARVIDFFQTHIAAGYIFKRLGIASFGPLDLNRTSATFGSITKTPKSSWINTPLARRLSQALACQVAVDTDVNAAALAEYKWGAAQGASVAIYITVGTGVGGGVVIDGKPLHGVVHPEIGHMLVVAPAGQKGICPFHQDCVEGLASGPALEKIWGQPSDTLPDDHEGWGSLADVMAQMCHNLMVCYSAQKIIIGGGVMQRTGLIEKIIVKCERSLHEYIMFPDNLSLANIICAPGLGTYSGLLGALALIDHQSA, from the coding sequence ATGGCGTTAACGGATGATTATTACGCTGTGGTAGAAGCTGGTGGCACTAAATTTATCTGCGCCATTATAGATAAAGACAGAAATATTCATGCTCAAGTCAGAATTGCCACTACGTCACCTGATGAAACGCTGGCACGGGTTATTGATTTCTTCCAGACGCATATCGCTGCTGGTTATATCTTCAAGCGATTGGGTATTGCCAGTTTTGGGCCGTTGGACTTAAACCGAACGTCTGCCACTTTCGGCAGTATTACAAAAACGCCGAAATCGAGCTGGATTAATACACCCCTGGCAAGACGTCTGAGCCAGGCGTTGGCCTGTCAGGTAGCCGTTGATACAGATGTAAATGCCGCGGCACTGGCTGAATATAAGTGGGGAGCGGCGCAGGGAGCGTCAGTAGCAATATATATCACTGTGGGAACCGGCGTAGGCGGCGGTGTGGTTATTGACGGGAAGCCGCTTCACGGTGTGGTTCACCCCGAAATTGGGCATATGCTTGTCGTTGCTCCAGCAGGACAAAAAGGAATCTGTCCGTTTCATCAAGACTGTGTTGAGGGACTGGCTTCGGGGCCGGCATTGGAAAAAATCTGGGGGCAGCCTTCCGACACCTTGCCAGATGATCATGAGGGGTGGGGGAGTCTGGCAGATGTTATGGCACAGATGTGCCATAACCTGATGGTATGCTACAGCGCGCAAAAAATCATAATCGGCGGCGGGGTTATGCAAAGAACTGGGCTGATCGAAAAAATTATAGTGAAATGCGAGCGTTCACTGCACGAATACATAATGTTTCCAGATAATTTATCGTTAGCCAATATAATTTGCGCGCCAGGTCTGGGAACATATTCCGGTTTGTTAGGCGCGTTAGCGTTGATAGATCATCAATCGGCTTAA
- the gloA2 gene encoding SMU1112c/YaeR family gloxylase I-like metalloprotein, with amino-acid sequence MLEGIHHVAIICKDYPQSKHFYTEILGFQLIAENYREARESFKCDLGLPDGTQIELFSFPGSPPRLSRPEAQGLRHLAFRVRNIESVIERLKSHRVECEAVRIDPYTGKKFTFFADPDGLPLELYEMHQTHPA; translated from the coding sequence ATGCTTGAAGGCATTCACCATGTCGCAATAATTTGCAAAGATTACCCTCAGTCAAAGCACTTTTATACCGAAATACTGGGTTTCCAGCTTATTGCTGAAAATTACCGGGAAGCGCGGGAATCCTTTAAGTGCGACCTTGGCTTACCCGATGGAACGCAAATCGAATTATTTTCGTTTCCCGGCAGTCCTCCTCGTTTATCCCGTCCCGAAGCTCAAGGCTTACGCCATTTGGCGTTTCGGGTAAGGAATATTGAGAGTGTCATAGAAAGGTTAAAGTCGCACCGGGTGGAATGTGAAGCCGTTCGCATAGATCCTTACACTGGCAAAAAATTTACCTTTTTTGCCGATCCTGATGGATTGCCGCTGGAGCTTTACGAGATGCACCAAACGCATCCAGCGTAA